From a region of the Chitinophaga caseinilytica genome:
- a CDS encoding cupin domain-containing protein — MKATIVNPIIKDQVTFTETSASTGGRISRLEVTLMPGGGTPMHYHRNFSETFVVSEGVLTVTMNDRFVRLAPGGHFTVEKGVSHRFSNETNEPVLFTTIVEPGSTGFENALRILYGLAEDGITDNKGMPRNPLILAAISDMSDMHPAGAAMLFLPVFKLLGLISRISGTEKRLLSKYCQ, encoded by the coding sequence ATGAAAGCAACCATCGTCAACCCCATCATCAAAGACCAGGTCACCTTCACCGAAACCTCCGCATCCACCGGCGGGCGCATTTCCCGGCTGGAAGTGACGCTCATGCCGGGCGGCGGAACACCCATGCATTACCACCGCAATTTCTCGGAAACCTTCGTGGTAAGTGAAGGCGTGCTGACCGTCACCATGAACGACCGCTTCGTGCGCCTGGCGCCCGGCGGGCATTTCACCGTTGAAAAAGGCGTATCGCACCGCTTTTCGAACGAAACCAACGAGCCCGTGCTCTTCACCACCATCGTGGAGCCCGGCTCCACGGGGTTCGAGAACGCCCTGCGCATCCTGTACGGCCTCGCGGAAGACGGCATCACCGATAACAAGGGAATGCCCCGCAACCCGCTGATCTTAGCCGCTATCTCGGATATGAGCGATATGCACCCGGCCGGCGCCGCCATGCTGTTCCTGCCGGTTTTCAAGCTGCTGGGGCTCATCTCCCGCATCAGCGGCACGGAAAAACGCCTGTTGAGCAAGTATTGCCAATAG
- a CDS encoding antibiotic biosynthesis monooxygenase: MITVKVTYTVQPAFAQQNLENIRRFMKDFREMEGFQYAVYTSADGNTFTHISHHNDAAVQQRVLAVPSFLAFQQQRDASGLTGEPQIEVLHLADVVRPII; encoded by the coding sequence ATGATAACCGTAAAAGTTACTTACACCGTTCAACCGGCATTCGCGCAGCAAAACCTGGAAAACATCCGCCGTTTCATGAAAGATTTCAGGGAGATGGAAGGCTTTCAGTACGCCGTATACACTTCCGCCGACGGCAATACTTTCACTCATATTTCCCATCACAACGATGCGGCGGTCCAGCAGCGGGTACTGGCGGTCCCTTCCTTCCTGGCGTTCCAGCAACAGCGCGACGCCAGCGGACTGACCGGCGAGCCGCAGATCGAAGTGCTGCACCTGGCGGATGTTGTCCGGCCGATCATCTGA
- a CDS encoding GNAT family N-acetyltransferase, with product MENIRLRALGPGDTEMIGLVAEWYNEEWNLPLQKTRENLLSVCSGESQFQAVLTVGGRPVATGGVYHHVGLCDRVPRFQQYRHWLAMVYTVPMFRKKGYGAHLCRYLQDLSKEKGIGALYLFTDSAERLYTRLGWDVMERLETGGRNLAVMHLALAGKPQERPVQHDIR from the coding sequence ATGGAAAATATAAGGTTGCGGGCCCTCGGGCCCGGCGATACCGAAATGATCGGCCTCGTGGCTGAATGGTACAACGAAGAATGGAACCTGCCACTGCAGAAAACCCGCGAGAACCTGCTGTCTGTTTGCTCCGGTGAATCCCAATTCCAGGCGGTGCTGACCGTAGGCGGCCGGCCCGTGGCCACGGGTGGCGTTTACCATCATGTAGGGCTGTGCGACCGGGTGCCCCGTTTCCAGCAGTACCGCCACTGGCTGGCGATGGTGTATACCGTTCCCATGTTCAGGAAAAAGGGATATGGCGCGCATTTGTGCCGTTACCTGCAGGATTTGAGCAAGGAGAAAGGGATCGGGGCCCTATACCTTTTTACCGACTCGGCAGAACGGTTGTATACCCGGCTCGGGTGGGATGTGATGGAACGATTGGAAACCGGTGGAAGGAACCTCGCGGTGATGCACCTCGCGTTAGCCGGAAAACCGCAGGAGCGGCCGGTTCAACACGATATCAGATAA